The genomic region TCGGCGGTCGCGAACGACGCAATCGAGGCAGTTTTCGACCTCTAGAAGGATGTCGCAATGAATGGAATCGACATCGAATTGAGGGTCTTGTTCTTCCTGCCAAAAATTACCCGGTCTGAAGGTGGTCGAATCGAAAGGATTGACAGCTTCTTTAATAATGCGATCGATAGATACCACGGCAATGCCTCGGGTTCGGGAGTCGGGATCGAAAGTTCGGAGGTGACCGATTATTGGGAGAATTCGGGGAAAGATCGAGAAAGGGAAGGTTTAATCTTTCTCAATCGCGGATAACATAAACGAGTTGGTCGTCTAATTTAGCTTGGGGATTGAGTATGGCAATCGGATTTTGGCGATCGCACAACTGTTCGATTAACTGATTAATTTGTGCTTCGTCAATGCGGCTAAATTGGCCGAGGGCTTCTTGTAAAAGACGCTGACGCGCCATACACTGCTGGTCGATCGCGCGATTGAGTAAAAAGTCTTCTATCGGTTGCCATTCGTGTTTATTTTCCTCAGTTAAAAGAGGGCGACGAACGGCACCCAATGCATCGAGTAAGGGGCAATCGACCAAGAGATTTGAAGTCTGAATCAGTTGTTTGAGTTCGTCGATATTGGGGGTGCGATCGCCGACGACCAAATCCCCAGAATAAGCATCGTTCACCAAGCCGTGATAGGTGGCGAGATAGTGAACCGAGTCGAGGTCGGGGACGAGATGGTGGTGAGCGGGATCGGCGAAAATTTGGGCGTGAATTTTATAGCCCATATTATTAGGATTGCCGATTTGTTCCGCACGAATGAGGTAGAGAGAATCGCAGTGTTTTTGTTCGATCGCTTCCTGACAGAGTTTCATCAAATTACAAAACTTAGTCAAGTTAAGATCTTCACTCCAAACGACGCCAACGCGACGATCGCCGCGAGGATCGAGATAACTGAGGGAATAACTGGCATAAGTGCGACTGTCCAACAATCGCGGTCGAACTTCGGCGATATTGAGGGCATCTAAAGTTTCGGCCAGCATCGCCATCAGTTCGGGGGAAGAGAACTGACGGATCCGGGTAATTCGACTTTCGGTTTGCTTAAACTTTTTCAACCAAACTAATTTAAACGTAGCGATCGCGTCGATACTCGGAAGCGAAGAAACTTGGGAATCATCGCGGTCGGAGTCCGGCTCACTCGTGCTTGGAGCCAAAGCCGAAATCGAGGCGATCGCCGTCCCGTCGGCGGCGGCGTCTTGCCGCATAAATTCTAACTTTCGATCCTGAAATAGTTGGCGACCCAAAATGAGTACATTTCTCGGTCTAGTTTTACCGCCGGGAAACTTTTCTTCTAAGATTTCGCGATCGAGGGGATATAAATTCGTCGGGGGTTGGGTCGCCGATTTGCGGTGTAAGGCATAGAGGCGGCTGGCCCACAAGGACTCGGCTTGATAGAGATTAATTTGTTTGAGTTGAATTTCGCGATCGAGGCGATCGCGGTCGGTGGCTTGAATGCGAAATGCATTTTGCCGCCAGGTATCGGTAATAATACTAATTAAAACTAAAAAGTTTTTAAACTTTTGATTGTGAATCGCCGAATTGACACTGAATAAACTTTGCAAGTCGATCGCGCCGTCATTCAAGCGAGCGATATTATCTAATTGGTCGAAACAGAGAACGATCGGCTTAGTTTCGGCGGAAATTCTGCCGAAGTTCGCCATAATTTTCTGGGCGGCATCTTCGGTATCGATCGAATGTTGGACGCGCAGGATTTTCAAACTTTCCTCGTCGAGGTCGTCGCCGCGCAACCACTCGCAGGCGAGTCGGGACAGTTTGGGATTAGTGAGGTCGTAGAGGACGCCAAAAAACTCGTTGGCGTTATAAATTCCGGTGGAGTAAGTATCGCGCAGGTGACGGATGAAAAGCTGGCGATCGCCGCGAATCAAATCTAAAATACTGCGATGCTCGAAATGAGACAATCCCTTCAACCAAATCAGCAATTGAGAGTCTTCTTCCCCTTCGGGAACTTCGAGCAAGCTATCGACGGTGTAGCGTAAAATATGCCGCCAAATATATTCGCTGGCGGTAAACGGTTCGACGTAAACGAAAAAGGCTTTATGGTTGAGAAATCGTTTGAGGCGACCGAGGAGATAGGTTTTCCCCGAGCCAGTTTCTCCTTCGAGCAAAATGGTACGAGTGCGACGATCTTGGGCAATTAAATGAATCAATTGGTCGATCGCCTCCACCGCTTCTTGATGGATGGATTCGACGGTAAAAGTCGGATTTTGTTTTTCTTGCCAAAAATTACCGGACCAAAAGGTTTCCGCGTCGAAGGGATTGGTTTCGCGTTGAATAACTTGTTCGATGGATGCCACGCTTGCAGACCTCTAGTTTCTAGAATTTAGATCGAGGGGTTTGACTTAGGTTCGGGGGGAAAACGGCGATCGCGACGGGGAACAGACCGACGTTGCTTGAAGGAGTGACTGTCACGATCTCCGGGTTCGTGAGACGGAGGCACCCGATCGCTTCAGCCGTTGACGATAATAAAAAAGAGCGGTCCGCCGATATCTTGGGCGATCCCGCCTTCGATTTGTTCGGGGGTGTAGGAACTGGCTTCTTGTAAAGAACTCAGTTCGATGCGATCGCTACGTTGGAGGCGATAGAGGGCGCCGTCGAAGGCTTCGCGAGAGAGGGGGGGTTGTAAGTGCTGGCGCAATTGAAAAATTGGCAGATAATTTTCCGTTCCTAATTCGCGATCTAAGGTTCGAATCCAGCGCAAAATCTCGTCATCGGTGAGGGCTTCCGCCGATAAGGGTGGGGAAGCGCTTGCCGTAGCGAGGGGGAGGTCGCCGGGAGTGGCGATCGCGCCGGACGCCCCGAGAGATTTTCGCATAAAACGCAAATAGTTAGCCAGCAAATCGAGGCTGAGAACCGGGGTATTGCCACTGGGAGTATATTCTTCGCGCAAATACTCTTCCCCGCGCCGGGTGAGCCAGACCTGCTTGATTTGTGTTTTTTCTGCCTGAATCAAACCGCGATCGAGCAAACTTTGAATCACCGACTCACGGCGGTCGAGGGCCAATCCAGTTTGAGCGGGGGTAATGCCGTGTTCGGCGCAGGCTTGCAGCAGTTGCACTTCTGCTTCGGAGATCGGCAGGATCTGGGTATCGAGCTGCAAGAGGGATTTTCCGGGGGGAGCGATCGCGAATTTAAGAATTTCTTCGTGATAATCGATCAGATCGCGATCGCGCAACTGGCGGGCGATCCGATCGCGTTGGGGGGCTTTCGTTTCTGGATTCGGTTTGAGTTTCGCGATGGGCGCGCGAGCGTCGGTAAACCCGATTAACTTCAGTAAAAATTTCAGTTCCTGCACGTCCATGAATTCGACTCGATCCCACTGCCAACAATACAACCGGGCGATTCTCCTTTGGAGACGGGACCCGTTCGCGAAGCGGCTCCCTTGGAGCATCGCCCATATCTAGTTTAGAGGGAGGCGAGACGATTGAGAAAATTTTAGAGTCGAGCTTTTAGAGTTTAGATTTCACTTCCAGCACGTAGAAAAGAGCGAACCGGAGACCTTCGACGAGGTTCGATGTAGTCCTGGAAAAGAAAAAAGCGGCGACCGGAACTTCAAAAAGATTCCCATCGATCTAAGCCTCCGGGGGGCGATCGCGCGGTTTCGGTTGTAAAGGAATTTCGATCCTAAATGCGGTTCCCCGACCCGGTTGCGAGTCGCAGGTGAGCCGACCGCCGTGGAGATCGACAATAATCTGATAACTCGTAGACAGTCCCAACCCGGTTCCCGAACCGACGGGTTTCGTAGTAAAAAACGGGTCGAAAATACGATTGAGAATCTCCGGGGTCATTCCCGGTCCGTTGTCGGCGATCGTAATCCCGACCGATTCCTCGTCGGCGCATTCCGTCGCGATCCGAATCTGGGGAAATCGGGCGTCCGTCTCGGGTAAATCGAGTAAAGGACAATTCGTTCCGAGTAAATCCAACGCATCGATCGCGTTATTCAAAATATTGAGAAACACTTGATTGACTTGGGACGCATGACAGGTCACCTTGGGGAGGCGATCGCAGTAATCCCGTTCCACCACGACCTCGCCGCGATGGCGGTTGGCGTGCAAGCGCGATTGCAGCACCAACAAGGTACTCTCGATCCCCTCGTGCAAATCCACCAACTTAACATTCGATTCGTCGAGTCGGGCGAAACTACGCAGACCTAAAATAATATTGCGAATCCGTTCGGCGCCCGATTTCATCGAAGCAATCAAGTTTTGCAAATCTTCCACCACAAAATCGAGGTCGATCTCCTCAATTTTTTCTGCTATTTCCGGCTTCGGTTTGGGATAGTATTTTTGGTACAAATGGATCAATTCGACCAAATTGGCAATATAGTCGCGAGCGGGGTTCACATTGCCGTAAATAAACCCGATCGGATTGTTAATTTCGTGGGCGACCCCGGCGATCATCTGTCCCAAACTGGACATTTTTTCCGTTTGAATCAGTTGGGCTTGAGTGCGTTTGAGTTCTTCCAACATTTGAGACAGACGCAAGTTTTTCTCGTTAATTTCTTGAGTGCGTTCTTGAACTTTTTCTTCTAAATTGGCATAGAGCAAGGCATTGTCGATCGAGATGGCGGCTTGACCGGAGAGCAGGCGCAAGACTTCGAGGCGGTCCGGGGTAAAGGCGCCTGCAGTCAAGTTATTTTCTAAGTAGAGAATGGCGATCGCCCGTCCTCCATTGACGATCGGGGTACATAAGACCGATTTGAGTTCGCACGCGGCGATATAGGGATCCCCAGTAAATTGTCCGTCCCGACTTGCATCGCTCAAGACGACATCGGACAGAGTGCGTTCGACGTAGTGAATCACACTCAGGGGGAGATGGTCGGCGCGATCGATCGCACTAGAGGGGTGAACCCTGACGCCGTCGAAGTCGATCGCGCATTCGGCGGCGAGGAACAAGCCATCCTCGCGACATAAAATCAGACAGCCTTTACGGGCTCCGGCATTTTCGAGCAAACTCTGCATTAATTTGGCGAGCAGCTTGTCGAGGACGATCTCGCTCGAAATGGCTTGGGAGACTTTAATAACGGTAGTTAAATCGAGGGAGGTTTCGCCGCCAAAGCGCAGGGTGGCGGGAGGGGTCGGGCCGACAGGGAAAGTGTCGTCTAACTCGCGGACTTTGCGAGTGGCGCCCCAGCGTTGGTAATAGGAGCGGGCTTGTTCGCGATAGGTGGCGGCGAACAGTTCGCGATCGAGATCGCCGTAAAATTCGGCAGCCCGTTCGTAGGCGAGGGCGACATCTTGGGGATAATCGTGGGTTTTAGCGAGGGCGATCGCCCGTTCGTAGGCTTCGATCGCCTCGAAAGGACGACCGAGGATCCGGTGGCGTTCGGCTTCGACGAGGTGGTACTGATGGGCAAAATTGGCGCCGTTGTGTTGGGTCCAACGGTAGAGTTGCCGTTGGTTGGCGCTCACCCGGCGGCGGATTTGTCGGCGATCGCCCTCGTCGGCTTGGGGATAGACAGCTAACTGGGCGAGGGAGTCGTAGAAATAAAAGACCGTGCGAGCAAAACTGCCCAAATCTAAATTAGCTCGGCAGGTGTCGGCGTGGGCGATCGCCGTCTGGTAACGACCGAAGCGATAGGCGAGGATAGTTTGGTTGAGCGACGGGAAAAATAAGGTCCTTTTATCGTTAGTTTCGCTCTCTTCGACCGCTTCAGTTGCTTCGATCTCGTCCGTTCGATCCAACCAATAGAGAATTATCTGGCGATAACCTTGCAATGAAGTGCGGGCGTGGTCGTGAGCGATCGCCCGGGCCATGTCGATCGCCTCCTCGACTTCGGCGAGCAGGTGGTTTAACTCGCAACCGCAATGATAAGCATGTACGACCCAAATCAAAGCGCTGTACCCAGCATATTCGGAATCGCCGTTGTCGAGGGCGAGGGCGCGAGCGCGGGCGAGGGGAGCCAAAGTATCCCGTAAGGGTTCGTGCCAAAAACGGACAAAAGTATGGACGATGTGAGTGACCCGGGCGAGGACCGTCGGATTGGCACTCTCTTCGGCGAGGGTACAGGCGAGCTGACTCCAGCGCACGCCCGAGGGGAGGTCTTGGAACAGGGCACAGCGCACGGTGGCGTAATTGGCATAGGCGATCGCCGATTCGAGGGCGCGACCCCAGCGCAAGGACAGGCGAATCGGCGCGATCGCGATCGCCGGAAACCACTGACTCGCCCCCAAATAGGACGCGGGAAAGACACTGGCGAGAATCCGCATGGCGGCCAACGTGCGCGGGTCGCTCATGGGTGGGAAATCGCGCAATCCGGCGCTCCCGTAGCGGTGCCAAGCCGCTTCCAGGGGCAGACAAGACCACCACAAGCACCAGGGATGTCGAGCTTGGGGAACGGGGAACCCGAGTAATTGCAGGATTTCCAACGCCAAAGCGACGGCGGCGGCGAATTCCTGGCGAGCGGCGTGGGTTCGGATTTGCAGCTCGTAGACCCGGATGCAATCGAGGGGGGAGCGGGCCTGTTGGCGAACTGTAGCGGCCCACTCGGACATCTGGGCGAACTCGCCGCACAAATAAGCCAGTTCGGTGCCTTCGAGGTAGACGGCCAAAGTGAGGGAATAATCAGTTTGCCAAGGGTCGGCGGGTAGCAGGGCGCGGGCGGCGGTCAGATACTGGAGGCCGAGAGAGTAGGCGGTGGCGGTTTTGGCGTGGCGCCCGGCCCAGTAATTGAGTTCGGCGAGGGGTCGGCGTTCCCGTAGGGTCTGTGCCGGAGAATCGCGATCCGTCGGCATCGCGGCTCGGGCCCAATTCAACTGATTGACCGTGGCAAAAATGCGCTCGGGTTCGGCGTCCTCCTCCAGTTGCTGCTGCCAGAGGTGGCCGATTTGCCAGTGCAAGGCGGCGCGTTCGCTTTCGGGAATGAGGGAATAAGCGGCTTGTTGAATGCGATGGTGGGCGAATTGATAGTCGAGGCTTCGGGAGGTTTGGGAAGGTTTGGAGGGAGGTAGGGGGGAATAGGTGGCACCGCACTGAAAGATGAGGGAAGCGGCGATCGCCTCTTGTAAGTGGGCGGCGGTTTCTGGGGGCGAAGCGTTTTCAAGACGGGCTAAGGTTGACAGGTCAAATTCCGTCCCGATACAGGCGGCCCGTTGGAGCAGGTGTTGGGTGTGAGGGGAGAGGGTTTGAATTTTGGCGGCGAGCAGTTCGACGAGGTTGTCGGCGATCGTTTGGGAGCGCACGCGATCGAAAGACCACTGCCAACTCATGCTCTGATAGTCGAAGGCGATCGATTGGTTTTCGTAGAGGGAGTTTAAAAATTCTTTGATAAAGAAAGGGTTGCCGTTGGTTTTGGCGCCGACGACTTCCGCCAGGGGGCGGGCGGTGTCCACGGAACAGCGCAAGGTATCGGCGATCCACTCGCTCACGGCGGTGTCGTTCAACGGGCCGAGGGCGATCTCGTTCGTGCCGACGCCGTGTTGGCGCACTTCGGCGAGGGTGGCGTCCCATCGGGCATCGAAGGGGGGGTCGGTGTCGCGACAGGCGAGAATGACGAATAAGGAATGGCTGTCCGGAGCGGTTAAGATCGCTCGGATCAGGTGCCAGGAGGCGGGATCGGCCCATTGCCAATCGTCGAGGAAGAGGACGACGGGATGTTTGAGTTGGGTGAAGACGCGCACCAAGTTTTCAAAAACGAGGTGAAAGCGATTGGGGGTGTCGTGGTTGGGGGGCGATTCTCCTTTGGAGACGCTTTCGCGTTCGCCGGAGGGAATGTTTTTGAGGATGAGTTTGAGTTGGGGGATGGCTTCGACGGCGATTTTGGCACGATCGCCCAGGGCCGCATCGAGTTTTTGGCGCCAGAGTTCGAGGCTTTCGGCACTTTCGGTGAGCAGTTGGGCGATCGATTCGTCAAAGGCTTGGATGATGGCTTGATAGGGGCGCTTGGCGCCGAGACGGTCGAATTTGCCGGAGAAGAAGTAGCCGCCTCGTTGGACGACGGGTTTGTAGAGTTCCCGAATTAAGGAGGTTTTGCCCATGCCGGAGGCTCCCCGGACGATCGCCAGTTCGATACCGTGGCGATTGCTGCCGGGTTCGGTGGCGGCGGCGCTGCGATCGAAGGCTTGGCGTAAGGTTTCCAGTTCGGCTTGTCTGCCGTAGACGGTTTGGGGAATCTGAAAGCGATCGCAGATATCGTTTTCGCCGGGAATCAGGTCTTCGATTTCTCCGGTGGCTTCGAGTTGCATCCGGCAAATGACCAGATCGGCGTGAATGCCCCAGGCGCTTTGATAGCGGTCTTCGGCACTTTTGGCGAGGCATTTCATGACGATCGCGCATACGGCTCGGGGAAGATCGGGATTGAGATCGTGGAGGGGGGTGGGTTGTTTGG from Oxynema aestuarii AP17 harbors:
- a CDS encoding ATP-binding protein, with translation MASIEQVIQRETNPFDAETFWSGNFWQEKQNPTFTVESIHQEAVEAIDQLIHLIAQDRRTRTILLEGETGSGKTYLLGRLKRFLNHKAFFVYVEPFTASEYIWRHILRYTVDSLLEVPEGEEDSQLLIWLKGLSHFEHRSILDLIRGDRQLFIRHLRDTYSTGIYNANEFFGVLYDLTNPKLSRLACEWLRGDDLDEESLKILRVQHSIDTEDAAQKIMANFGRISAETKPIVLCFDQLDNIARLNDGAIDLQSLFSVNSAIHNQKFKNFLVLISIITDTWRQNAFRIQATDRDRLDREIQLKQINLYQAESLWASRLYALHRKSATQPPTNLYPLDREILEEKFPGGKTRPRNVLILGRQLFQDRKLEFMRQDAAADGTAIASISALAPSTSEPDSDRDDSQVSSLPSIDAIATFKLVWLKKFKQTESRITRIRQFSSPELMAMLAETLDALNIAEVRPRLLDSRTYASYSLSYLDPRGDRRVGVVWSEDLNLTKFCNLMKLCQEAIEQKHCDSLYLIRAEQIGNPNNMGYKIHAQIFADPAHHHLVPDLDSVHYLATYHGLVNDAYSGDLVVGDRTPNIDELKQLIQTSNLLVDCPLLDALGAVRRPLLTEENKHEWQPIEDFLLNRAIDQQCMARQRLLQEALGQFSRIDEAQINQLIEQLCDRQNPIAILNPQAKLDDQLVYVIRD
- a CDS encoding trifunctional serine/threonine-protein kinase/ATP-binding protein/sensor histidine kinase, with amino-acid sequence MFALPGITIGETIYESSQSLVCRGVRHADNRRVILKILRSELPTEAEITRYQQEYELTRSLDLEGVVKVYSLERDRDRPIAILEDFGGRSLDRLAGDRPLSLEQFLHVAVELTDTLAHLHAAHIIHKNITPANIVFNPTTGQVKLIDFGIASLCTRDNQALDNPKGLEGTLAYLSPEQTGRMNRAIDYRTDFYSLGATFYELLARQPMFDPHGDPLQLIHAHIAKQPTPLHDLNPDLPRAVCAIVMKCLAKSAEDRYQSAWGIHADLVICRMQLEATGEIEDLIPGENDICDRFQIPQTVYGRQAELETLRQAFDRSAAATEPGSNRHGIELAIVRGASGMGKTSLIRELYKPVVQRGGYFFSGKFDRLGAKRPYQAIIQAFDESIAQLLTESAESLELWRQKLDAALGDRAKIAVEAIPQLKLILKNIPSGERESVSKGESPPNHDTPNRFHLVFENLVRVFTQLKHPVVLFLDDWQWADPASWHLIRAILTAPDSHSLFVILACRDTDPPFDARWDATLAEVRQHGVGTNEIALGPLNDTAVSEWIADTLRCSVDTARPLAEVVGAKTNGNPFFIKEFLNSLYENQSIAFDYQSMSWQWSFDRVRSQTIADNLVELLAAKIQTLSPHTQHLLQRAACIGTEFDLSTLARLENASPPETAAHLQEAIAASLIFQCGATYSPLPPSKPSQTSRSLDYQFAHHRIQQAAYSLIPESERAALHWQIGHLWQQQLEEDAEPERIFATVNQLNWARAAMPTDRDSPAQTLRERRPLAELNYWAGRHAKTATAYSLGLQYLTAARALLPADPWQTDYSLTLAVYLEGTELAYLCGEFAQMSEWAATVRQQARSPLDCIRVYELQIRTHAARQEFAAAVALALEILQLLGFPVPQARHPWCLWWSCLPLEAAWHRYGSAGLRDFPPMSDPRTLAAMRILASVFPASYLGASQWFPAIAIAPIRLSLRWGRALESAIAYANYATVRCALFQDLPSGVRWSQLACTLAEESANPTVLARVTHIVHTFVRFWHEPLRDTLAPLARARALALDNGDSEYAGYSALIWVVHAYHCGCELNHLLAEVEEAIDMARAIAHDHARTSLQGYRQIILYWLDRTDEIEATEAVEESETNDKRTLFFPSLNQTILAYRFGRYQTAIAHADTCRANLDLGSFARTVFYFYDSLAQLAVYPQADEGDRRQIRRRVSANQRQLYRWTQHNGANFAHQYHLVEAERHRILGRPFEAIEAYERAIALAKTHDYPQDVALAYERAAEFYGDLDRELFAATYREQARSYYQRWGATRKVRELDDTFPVGPTPPATLRFGGETSLDLTTVIKVSQAISSEIVLDKLLAKLMQSLLENAGARKGCLILCREDGLFLAAECAIDFDGVRVHPSSAIDRADHLPLSVIHYVERTLSDVVLSDASRDGQFTGDPYIAACELKSVLCTPIVNGGRAIAILYLENNLTAGAFTPDRLEVLRLLSGQAAISIDNALLYANLEEKVQERTQEINEKNLRLSQMLEELKRTQAQLIQTEKMSSLGQMIAGVAHEINNPIGFIYGNVNPARDYIANLVELIHLYQKYYPKPKPEIAEKIEEIDLDFVVEDLQNLIASMKSGAERIRNIILGLRSFARLDESNVKLVDLHEGIESTLLVLQSRLHANRHRGEVVVERDYCDRLPKVTCHASQVNQVFLNILNNAIDALDLLGTNCPLLDLPETDARFPQIRIATECADEESVGITIADNGPGMTPEILNRIFDPFFTTKPVGSGTGLGLSTSYQIIVDLHGGRLTCDSQPGRGTAFRIEIPLQPKPRDRPPEA